GAGTGACTGAACTTCCTGCCATGAGAACTGAATGTCCTCAGACTCTGTGAACTTCGAGCAGATCGCCAACCTCAGGAAGTACACGTCCCGGATCTTGGATGGCACCAGGTGGATTTTCCCGTTTCCGTTGATCCTTTTCAGCAGAGTTTCATTCAACTCGTTGGAACCCTGGAAGAGAGCAATTCCATGAGTACCATTTTGGGCATTGAAAATTTGTAGGTGATTAAGATTGGGATGCATAAGGGTTGTATTCCTGTGTATTTTGGCTAGTGAAGTTTAGATTTCCATGTCACGCTTGGGTACGGAAGCATTCGCAGTATGGAACATGTATTTAGAGAAGATATGCTTCTTCTGCTGTGGTATCAACTATAAGATTAGCAGGAACCTTCTCGTTAGTCATTAGAATTGGCATCATTTTAGCATCAATTAGGCATTGTTTTCGCACCCTAACTCTCCACACTGCACTAGGTCTGTAATCTTGTGGATTCAAATGCGGATATTATCGAGCACGATTACATTCATCATTGTAAAgcaaactttttcacattttaatcCATAGTTAAAGCCTTATCGTTATTCAATAGTTATGCAGAGTGTCGACTTCACGCGAGAGATATTGCAGTTTTCAACGAGTTCGATtgattaataaaccttttaacaaaaCTCATCCTGAGCATATGAATAGGACTCGAGTAAGATCCTAATAGTAATTGCATTGTTTTAacaattctaaatttgaaaaaagttctCATTAAAAGTATTGAGAATTTCCATGGTTAGGCTGTGAAATGTTCAAAACTGTTTCTTAGCGAGTACTTAAGAGGTAAGATgaaaatgtgtaaaatgtgtGAGTTCCATGTAAATCAATTCTGTAGATTCGGAAATTTTGTGGTGAGTCAGTCATAGTGGAATTTGGCTTTTACATAATTATAAGGATGTCACAAACTTGTTAGTAAATGCTAATGATATCGCAGGTGAGCTTATGGTAGACTCACTGCATCAATTACAATTATGGGGAAGGATCAAAAGTGGATAGATTGAAAATGCTAAACTCATTATTCTACAACATAAAATTAATGATCTGAATAAAAACTCTGTAAATCATCAATGTTTGGGAGTGTCGATGGCCGAGCGTTCTAacacgttggactttgagtctgagttagagataacgcaggttcgaatcctgtctgtggcccttgcactttttatcagtcccatcgaccttgtactgtatcgactttcccccttattctgtttgataagactcACTGCATCAAGCCTGGCACATGAGGACGGGAAGGATCAAAAGGGGATGGATTGAAAATGATAAACTCATTCTTCTACATAAAATGATCTGAACAAAAACTATGAAAatcatcaaattaaataaatttgaacacaCCAATATCAGATATGATATCTAGTGATTGAGGCATAAAAAGTACTGATAAGTAGGCCATATTATTGGAGTGTTATAATGTAGTGGGGGTAGGAGTGGCAACTGCGATTGAAAGGCTAGGGAGAGATAGTATTCTTATGATCTCGCTTTTCTTGGAAacagatttcaagaaaaaatagTACCCTCAGAAATAAAACATACCTTAAGCCTGAAGCAGACCAAACCCATGAGAACTTCGTGGATGATCTCAAACCGCTCGTCACTCTGCAAAAGTTTCTCAAACTCGTGGGCCAGACCAATCTGTTTTCGGATGTGTTTCTGGAGATTCTCCACGCCAAAAAGTCGCAGCACAAACCAGAGCTTCAGTGACCGGAACCTCCTACCCAGAGGGATTTGCCAGTGCTGGAACATTGAAGAGCTATTCAGTCTTAGTCAAGCAAATATAAAGACTGCTTTTAAATAAAACGTCGATAACTGTGTAAAACGTGATGtgctgtacatttaaaaaattcgaTCTGAATGATTCTAAATGTATTTGAGGTTAGGTTTATTAACACGAATTCAATTCTAAATGTATTTGAGGTTAGGTTTATTACCgcgaaatttaattataaattaatttgaggTTAGGTTTATAACCACGTATTCAAAGATTGAGTAAATCTTTGTAAcaacataaatattgatattaattaagACTAATGATAGCTGTAAACAATTACCCTGTAGTCTGGAGCAGATCCTTGCATGTCGTGTTTCAGGTAGAGAGGATCTACGTTGAAAGCGTCCACAACATAGGATGGGTCCTTCAGCCTGAATCAAACGGACAAAAAGGTTACAACTTCTAAATTATATGTGgcaataagtttaatatttatttttgaatgaggGAAAGACCCTAAGACTCTGCACttagtcctgaaaggaccttCGCACCTCCCTTgcttaatttattcctttttttgtAACTCTCAAATCTGAGGCGTTTACAAAAACTTATTGGATTTGAAGGCTCCTGCTCTTCTGATGTCCTTTTTGCTCAAGAGATAAGCTTCAAGGaattttttcctaattttgcaGAAGCATGATCTGTTTGCATCCCGAATTTAATATTTGCACCAATCTTAAAAGGATTAGTGAACAATGGCTGTAAAGAACGAATATgagattaagaaataaaaatgttttaaattgcaaTTGGAAGTTAAGAGAGAACTAGTGTGCCACTTTTGGTAAAACCTTAAGACATTTCATCCTCTCTCTTATCCTTAAATCTTATAAGACCTTAAGTTTACTTTGAGTTGTCTGTCCTATGGATGAGTTAGATTAATATCTTCACCAATATATTTGTCAAGAAAGAAATTGGTTTAACAGTACAAGCTCAGATTGGGCTGTTGCACAGCTGCTACACAACTTAAAAAGCATTTTTCCTTATtcaagaaaattactaaaatgcTATAGATTCTTACCACATTGCTGAACAGTCGAAAGTGACCAACATCCACTTGTGAGGGTTGAAGTTGAAGGAGTCCGCGAACTCGACACCAGACATGAGATAACGGTACTCAGGGCAGATGAAAGCAGAACCTAAACACATTACAagaataattagattttaatcaGTAATCTATTTGTGTTTCTATTGCATTCAGTTACACAGTTACCTTGTCCCCTGTTTAGATGAGATAATTTAACccttaattatttcttttattaatacttGAGCCATTTTTGCAGTTTTTGCAGCTTTTAAGgatgattttaaataatcttgtttCCTTCTCATTTTGACAATCAGCCACCCATTTTCTCCCATCTCTAGCTCTCCACCCCAATCTCTCCTTGTCTCTCTCTCACTCAGGAGAGATACCAACTCACCCTTCTCACGCTTGTTAGGTACGGGAGGAGAaaagtgaaaacaataattgaagTTATAGTCAAATATACTCTGATATCCCATATGCAAATAATTCACATCATAATGAGGGTTTATCTACAGAAGAGTTTATAAAATCTATGCTTTAACTTTATTAGTACTCATCATAGTGGTGTGTATATGACATTATTTTGGGGAGAGCGTTGACACATTGGGTTATTTAAAAGGTACAAAATAACTTCCAAAAATATGGGCCCAAGAGTCTTCTCCTAGAAATCattgagctttaagacctcatagatgtgttctagcttaaaacaaagtACTGGGTgcagttttaataattgtttttcaaaattctgGGGGTCTTGAGCCCCTCCCATATATATGCCCATGAGTCATCACAATTTACATTGGAAATTGGAACAAATTGGAAAATGGAACACCATGTAAATTGGTATGGTTTTGGTctttatacagagtgttcctaATTtctatgcacactgaagggatcttgaaaCTAAAAGAGGATCAAATATTAAATtgacaaagttgtgcgtaataacaagaccaacaaattaacttggccaagttgattattggttgcgtAGTTCACTCGCTGCGATCAATAAACTGattttagatttcaaaatgtCAAACTGTTATAGATTTCTTATTAATgtctaaatttaaaggtttttttttacatgaagTCTACATGAAATTccttctaatttttaaatattataattaaaaacttttcatgaGCAGCAAGTAGGAAGTGTAgggttcaaataattttttttaagcacagtgatttagtttttttactttgtattaagactatgtacaaataaaagaaatagaagaaataaaaaaggaaatctaATTGATGgttagataaaaaaatgttatctcaAATCTAGGGTTACATGTAGGGTAAACTTTTGGACTTCGAAAAACTTTCTTTCGCAGAGGGTTTAAACGCCTCCCCCTATGACATTTtgagataaacattaaaattacacgTCTTAAGACAGGACACATTTATGAGATCTTAAAGCTCAAAATTTCCCTGGGGAAAATTCATGAACCCCAATTTTTTGAGGGTGTTTTGTACTTCCTAAACCTACAAAGTGTGTCACCTCCTCCCCAAAAAAGTAGAATTCATTTATAGTTCAATGCTAAAGCCTTCATACCTGCATAGGCAGCATCGACATGTAGCCAGACTTCTTCTTCCTCACAAACAGGACCGACTTCATCAAGACAGTCGAAAGCACAGCAGTTTGTTGTCCCCAGGGTTGCCACCACCTGGAAACagaaattgttatgttttattacagttttattacgtTAGTGAagcttcttttattttaattatttattatttatttacttattattcgCAAAGGCAGTGCCATTATTAACTTGGATCCAATTGGAAAATGCAAGTATCTAAATTCGGTACgacagatataaatataatatacatactcagaacaaaaataaataacattaacaatagatatacatataaaataatgttaattcttagaaattaaaattaaaagatatgttTGTGTAAATCCACCCTTTACTGCTGGCACACTTTAagtaaaaacttttggttaaagTTGGGTGAGGTTACTGCatttaacaattaacaaatttGTGACATTTACTAACTAACTAACTTTGGAGAATGTTCTgagtaacaatttcttttcatttgaaaaaaatgacatttattttaactttagtttataaatgtaGTGTCTACAATGAACTTACAAAAAATGGAATCAGACCATCGTTCTTGTCTTTCTGGATGATGTCTTTGAGTGTATCTCCCCTCATCTGGTACCTGTCATCAGCTGGAATGGGTTTCATTGTTACTCCTCCGAGTAGACCTGCTCGTTCTACAGAGGAATGTGCCTGGTCTGCAACATTAACAACAATAAGAGAAATGATATTTCATTTCCTAACTGCATTCTACAGCAATTTTCTACAGCCACGATTTGTTTATCTAAGTAAAGAATTTATCCAGATTCAGTTttcttatttatgtttgtttatttagacTTCTAGCACATAAATTTAAAGCATCAgcgaaaatgtaaaaatatctctTGTTAAGAGTACTAGCTTTATGAGTAGGGCTTTAACATAAACTAGAAAAAACAAAGGTCCAATGACATAACCTTGGAGAACACAATGTTTGGCTAAGGACaatttatcctttaaaaaaaCGCAGTTTTAGTCTCCATTGTATAGATATAAGATAAGTGATATGCAAGATTTGTCATCACAACTATAAAA
This genomic stretch from Homalodisca vitripennis isolate AUS2020 chromosome 6, UT_GWSS_2.1, whole genome shotgun sequence harbors:
- the LOC124365341 gene encoding aromatic-L-amino-acid decarboxylase-like, with the translated sequence MDAQSWIIDFGTWFRRDSCVYRRVLPTVEPGYLRPLIPSEAPETPEKWQDVMKDIERVIMPGVTHWHSPRFHAYFPTANSYPAIVADMLSDAIACIGFTWIASPACTELEVVMLDWLGKMLDLPAPFLACSGGKGGGVIQGTASEATLVALLGAKAKMIRRVKEEHPDWSDYDIVRKLVGYCSDQAHSSVERAGLLGGVTMKPIPADDRYQMRGDTLKDIIQKDKNDGLIPFFVVATLGTTNCCAFDCLDEVGPVCEEEEVWLHVDAAYAGSAFICPEYRYLMSGVEFADSFNFNPHKWMLVTFDCSAMWLKDPSYVVDAFNVDPLYLKHDMQGSAPDYRHWQIPLGRRFRSLKLWFVLRLFGVENLQKHIRKQIGLAHEFEKLLQSDERFEIIHEVLMGLVCFRLKGSNELNETLLKRINGNGKIHLVPSKIRDVYFLRLAICSKFTESEDIQFSWQEVQSLANDVLAEGRPGN